Proteins encoded within one genomic window of Cyanobacteriota bacterium:
- a CDS encoding tetratricopeptide repeat protein: MGHLSRSNRETVPQPDWLDARVKRTDTPHVAEADSLLDQSVKAFQAGDVEIAQQLAARALSFYQEAGDRLGEGEALANLGSFYYGASNYQAAASFAKQGLDIAVALGNLRLQVQTLATLGNAYRHLYDHENAIRYAHQSLIVARELGDRRSEMASLNNLGLAYKALRKHAEAIEYERQSLEIARELGDIRVQGQILRNLGNAYYGLGDYATAIVYYEQRLEIAKQECDYRSEIQILRNLGSACQTLGQYDKAIKYFRHRLVLAHAYEDHRAEEQTLSNLGVVYEAIGDYAGALDVYQKRLALARKLQDAQMEKQSRTSLKMTYQTLGDFIKAAEYS; encoded by the coding sequence ATGGGGCATTTATCGAGAAGTAACCGTGAAACTGTTCCCCAACCGGACTGGTTGGATGCAAGGGTTAAGCGCACTGATACCCCTCATGTTGCTGAAGCAGATAGTCTGCTAGATCAAAGCGTTAAGGCGTTTCAGGCTGGTGATGTAGAGATAGCCCAACAACTGGCAGCAAGAGCACTAAGCTTCTATCAAGAAGCTGGCGATCGCTTGGGTGAAGGAGAGGCTCTAGCTAACCTAGGAAGTTTCTACTACGGAGCTAGCAATTACCAAGCTGCGGCTAGTTTTGCAAAACAAGGGCTGGACATCGCCGTTGCCTTAGGCAATTTGCGACTACAGGTTCAGACGTTGGCCACGTTAGGTAATGCCTATCGCCACCTATATGACCATGAAAATGCAATCAGGTATGCTCATCAAAGCCTAATTGTGGCAAGGGAACTAGGCGATCGCCGATCTGAGATGGCCTCGCTGAACAACTTAGGCTTGGCCTACAAAGCCCTGCGTAAACACGCTGAAGCTATCGAGTATGAACGCCAAAGTTTGGAAATAGCCCGTGAGTTAGGTGATATTCGCGTGCAGGGACAAATTCTGAGAAATCTAGGCAACGCCTACTACGGTCTAGGTGATTATGCAACGGCTATTGTCTACTATGAGCAGCGGTTGGAGATTGCTAAACAAGAGTGTGACTATCGCTCTGAAATCCAAATATTGCGCAATTTAGGCAGTGCTTGTCAAACACTAGGCCAGTATGACAAGGCCATCAAATATTTTCGGCATCGTCTAGTGCTAGCCCATGCCTACGAAGACCACCGTGCCGAGGAGCAAACGCTATCTAACCTAGGTGTGGTTTACGAGGCGATCGGTGACTATGCAGGTGCCTTAGATGTCTACCAAAAACGTCTTGCCTTGGCACGAAAGTTACAAGATGCCCAAATGGAAAAGCAATCGCGTACAAGCTTGAAGATGACCTATCAGACACTTGGTGACTTTATCAAAGCTGCCGAATATTCCTGA
- a CDS encoding aminotransferase class I/II-fold pyridoxal phosphate-dependent enzyme, whose translation MVDHRTMPLGDALQHLMQDDHAAFYTPGHKRGQGSHDAFAKIVGQSAFQADIPELPELDNLFAPQGAIADAQALAADAFGADRTWFLVNGSTSGVIAAIIATCAPGDQLILPRNVHRSAIVGLILSGAVPVFVTPEYDPSWDLVYSITPQGVAQALAQHPDSRAVLMVYPTYEGVCGDLGTIANLAHQHGLPLLVDEAHGAHFHFHPDLPPSALSLGADLVVQSTHKVLSAFTQAAMIHTQGDRIASDRLSQALALVQSTSPSNLLLGSLDAARQQMALHGKDLMTTTLQLASLARTELAQLSNLSILSLSHPSPAFMALDPTRLTVNVAQLGMTGFEADDRLRQAHRVICELPALQNLTFILSLGNTDRDIQRLVSGLKQLVKSAQLQRLTGSKPLPSTALCTPSTTVSPFPTNYHTLVLTPREAFFAPRKTVPIAEAIDRVSAELICPYPPGIPTVIPGEVITASMVDYLRQILTAGGYVTGCADSRLETIAIIH comes from the coding sequence ATGGTAGATCATAGGACAATGCCCCTGGGAGATGCACTCCAGCACTTGATGCAAGATGATCACGCTGCATTCTACACACCAGGGCACAAACGTGGACAGGGTAGTCATGATGCTTTTGCCAAGATTGTAGGCCAGTCTGCCTTTCAAGCAGATATTCCGGAACTGCCAGAACTAGATAACTTATTTGCGCCCCAAGGTGCGATTGCTGATGCCCAAGCACTAGCAGCCGATGCCTTTGGAGCTGATCGTACTTGGTTTTTGGTGAACGGCTCCACTAGTGGAGTAATTGCAGCCATCATTGCCACCTGTGCACCCGGTGACCAGTTGATTTTGCCTCGTAATGTCCATCGCTCAGCGATCGTTGGGCTAATTCTCTCCGGAGCCGTGCCAGTCTTCGTAACACCAGAGTACGACCCTAGCTGGGACTTAGTGTATAGCATTACTCCCCAAGGGGTTGCCCAGGCTCTAGCCCAACATCCCGATAGTCGCGCTGTGCTAATGGTGTATCCCACCTATGAGGGCGTGTGTGGTGACTTAGGAACGATCGCCAATCTTGCCCACCAGCATGGATTGCCACTGTTGGTGGACGAAGCTCATGGTGCCCATTTTCACTTCCATCCTGACTTACCGCCCAGCGCCCTATCCTTAGGTGCAGATCTTGTTGTTCAGTCCACCCATAAAGTGCTATCTGCCTTTACCCAGGCAGCAATGATACATACTCAGGGCGATCGGATAGCTAGTGATCGCCTCTCCCAAGCCCTTGCCCTAGTGCAGTCTACTAGCCCCAGCAACCTCCTACTAGGCTCCCTTGATGCCGCCCGTCAACAGATGGCCTTGCACGGCAAGGATCTCATGACAACCACACTCCAGTTAGCCTCCCTAGCTAGAACTGAACTTGCCCAATTGTCTAATCTTTCCATCCTGTCTCTCAGTCACCCTAGCCCTGCCTTCATGGCCTTGGATCCCACTCGCTTAACTGTCAATGTTGCTCAGTTGGGGATGACTGGTTTTGAAGCCGATGATCGGTTGCGTCAGGCCCACAGGGTTATCTGCGAGCTTCCTGCCTTGCAAAATCTCACTTTTATCCTCAGTCTAGGTAATACCGATCGGGATATTCAGCGGCTTGTCAGTGGCCTCAAACAACTTGTTAAGTCTGCTCAGCTACAGAGACTCACTGGTTCTAAACCCTTACCGTCTACCGCGCTCTGTACGCCATCAACTACTGTCTCCCCATTCCCCACGAACTATCACACCCTGGTGCTTACCCCCCGCGAGGCATTTTTTGCCCCCCGGAAAACTGTTCCCATTGCTGAAGCGATAGATCGAGTGAGTGCTGAATTGATTTGCCCGTACCCACCAGGAATCCCAACTGTCATCCCTGGGGAAGTCATTACCGCCTCAATGGTGGATTACTTGCGTCAAATTCTGACAGCAGGAGGATATGTAACTGGTTGTGCAGACTCCAGGCTGGAGACGATCGCTATCATTCATTAA
- a CDS encoding MFS transporter: MMPANDGADSPAMPQSEKLSFATKLAYGAGDLGSAMTANVLGVYLLIFFTNVAGIKPALAGSILLIGKIWDAVNDPIIGVMSDRTQSKWGRRFPWMLYGSIPFGVFFCLQWIVPRFSADPVTNQWALFWYFVVIAVLFNTAYTAVNLPYTALTPELTQDYDERTSLNSFRFAFSISGSILSLILAFAIFGIVKNNPLQQYFLLGGIVAILSILPIYWCVWGTFKRVIAAEQQRIDAIVDETIPYLEQLKIAFSNRPFLYVIGIYLCSWLALQNTVTVIPYFVKDWMKLDDQAFTLVIIAVQVPALAMLFVWSAVSRRVGKTVTYFMGMGLWILAEVGLFLLQPGQTGLMYGLAVLAGLGVSTAYLIPWSMMPDVIELDELNTGQRREGIFYGFMVLLQKVGLAIGLFLVGQVLQAAGFQETIPGQPAPVQPESALLAIRIMIGPAPTLILTIGLVLAYFYPITREVHAEILLKLQERRQRRVS; this comes from the coding sequence ATGATGCCTGCAAATGACGGTGCTGACAGTCCAGCAATGCCTCAATCTGAAAAGTTGAGCTTTGCCACAAAACTTGCCTATGGGGCAGGCGATTTGGGTTCCGCGATGACCGCCAACGTGCTTGGTGTTTATCTCTTAATCTTTTTCACTAATGTTGCAGGCATCAAGCCCGCACTTGCAGGCAGCATTTTGCTAATTGGCAAGATTTGGGATGCGGTGAATGACCCAATCATAGGTGTCATGAGCGATCGCACTCAGAGTAAATGGGGGCGGCGCTTCCCTTGGATGCTCTACGGTAGCATTCCCTTTGGTGTGTTTTTCTGTTTGCAGTGGATTGTGCCTCGGTTTAGTGCTGATCCAGTGACAAATCAGTGGGCGCTGTTTTGGTACTTTGTAGTGATTGCAGTTTTGTTCAACACCGCCTACACGGCTGTCAACTTACCCTATACAGCGCTCACGCCAGAATTGACCCAAGACTATGATGAGCGCACTAGCCTAAACAGCTTCCGCTTCGCCTTTTCTATCAGTGGCAGCATCTTATCGTTGATCCTGGCGTTTGCTATTTTTGGCATAGTGAAAAACAACCCGCTACAGCAGTACTTTTTGTTGGGAGGGATTGTAGCAATCTTGTCAATTTTGCCAATCTATTGGTGTGTATGGGGAACATTCAAGCGCGTGATAGCAGCAGAGCAGCAGCGTATTGATGCGATCGTGGATGAAACAATCCCCTACTTAGAGCAACTCAAAATTGCCTTTAGTAATCGTCCGTTTCTGTATGTCATTGGCATCTATCTGTGCTCTTGGCTAGCGTTGCAAAACACAGTAACAGTGATTCCCTATTTCGTCAAAGACTGGATGAAGCTAGATGACCAAGCATTCACGTTGGTGATCATTGCTGTGCAAGTGCCAGCTTTAGCAATGCTGTTCGTATGGAGCGCAGTCAGTCGGCGGGTAGGTAAAACGGTGACCTACTTCATGGGTATGGGGTTGTGGATTTTAGCAGAAGTAGGTCTATTTTTGCTGCAACCTGGACAAACAGGGTTGATGTATGGGTTGGCAGTGTTAGCAGGGTTAGGAGTCTCCACAGCCTACTTAATCCCTTGGTCAATGATGCCTGATGTCATTGAACTGGATGAACTAAACACCGGGCAGCGCCGTGAAGGTATTTTCTACGGCTTTATGGTATTGCTGCAAAAGGTGGGATTAGCGATCGGCCTCTTCTTAGTAGGACAAGTTCTGCAAGCAGCGGGTTTTCAAGAGACTATCCCCGGACAGCCTGCACCTGTGCAGCCAGAGTCAGCCCTGTTGGCAATTCGGATCATGATCGGTCCTGCACCCACGCTCATCTTGACGATTGGTCTAGTACTGGCTTACTTCTATCCCATCACCCGTGAAGTCCACGCAGAGATCTTACTCAAACTGCAAGAGCGCAGACAGCGCCGAGTATCCTAG